A part of Kitasatospora acidiphila genomic DNA contains:
- the glgP gene encoding alpha-glucan family phosphorylase, producing the protein MKAIRRFTVRTVLPEQLQPLHELALNLRWSWHPETRELFRAVDPGVWEAVGEDPVRLLGEVPARRLAALACDRRFLRRLGDLTDDLADYLGAPRWYQSAPGAEALPAAIAYFSPEYGIAAALPQYSGGLGILAGDHLKAASDLGVPLIGVGLFYRHGYFRQSLSRDGWQQERYPVLDPEELAVTLLREADGTPARVELALPAGRRLAAQIWRAQVGRVPLLLLDSDVAANAAGERDVTDRLYGGGSEHRLLQEMLLGIGGVRAVRAFCRITGHPAPEVFHTNEGHAGFLGVERIRELVADDRGHDFGAALEAVRAGTLFTTHTPVPAGIDRFEAELVARHFSGDAALRGVPVERVLALGLENWPGGDPKLFNMAAMGLRLAQRANGVSTLHGAVSRGMFGALWPGFDPAEVPITSVTNGVHAPTWMDPAVVRLGAARIGADQAEAAMTAGEAGPWSAVEHIDDSEIWEVRGRLRAQLVEEARRRLRASWRARGAGEAELGWTGAVLDPEVLTIGFARRVPSYKRLTLMLRDQERLRSLLLHPTRPVQIVVAGKAHPADDGGKRLIQQLVAFAGDPAVRHRIVFLPDYDMAMATRLYPGCDVWLNNPLRPLEACGTSGMKAALNGCLNLSVLDGWWDEWYDGRNGWAIPTADAAGIDEDQRDDIEAAALYDLIEHQVAARYYERGPDGLPHRWIAMVRHTLATLGPKVPAGRMVREYVERLYAPAAQAQRRLDGPGARQLADWKARIRQAWPQVAVGPVDAAVAEAAELGTALALKVQVTLGTLTAEDVEVQVVSGTVDEQDRLREVDLGTLKPAGGPDLTGCQRYEGTLELNRTGPFGYTVRVLPSHPLLAASAELGLVALPVESAGMDAGVLR; encoded by the coding sequence GTGAAGGCCATCCGCAGATTCACCGTCCGTACCGTCCTGCCCGAGCAGCTCCAGCCGTTGCACGAGCTCGCGCTCAACCTGCGCTGGTCCTGGCATCCGGAGACCCGGGAGCTGTTCCGCGCGGTCGATCCGGGAGTTTGGGAGGCCGTCGGCGAGGACCCGGTCCGCCTGCTCGGCGAGGTGCCGGCCCGCCGGCTCGCCGCACTGGCCTGCGACCGCCGCTTCCTGCGCCGCCTCGGCGACCTCACCGACGACCTGGCCGACTACCTGGGCGCGCCGCGCTGGTACCAGTCGGCCCCGGGCGCCGAGGCGCTGCCGGCCGCCATCGCCTACTTCTCGCCGGAGTACGGCATCGCCGCCGCGCTGCCGCAGTACTCCGGCGGCCTGGGCATCCTGGCCGGCGACCACCTCAAGGCCGCCAGCGACCTCGGGGTGCCGCTGATCGGGGTCGGGCTGTTCTACCGGCACGGCTACTTCCGCCAGTCGCTCAGCCGGGACGGCTGGCAGCAGGAGCGCTACCCGGTGCTCGACCCGGAGGAGCTGGCCGTCACCCTGCTGCGCGAGGCCGACGGCACCCCGGCCCGGGTCGAGCTGGCGCTGCCCGCCGGGCGGCGGCTCGCCGCGCAGATCTGGCGGGCCCAGGTCGGGCGGGTGCCGCTGCTGCTGCTCGACTCCGACGTGGCGGCCAACGCGGCCGGCGAACGGGACGTCACCGACCGGCTGTACGGCGGCGGCAGCGAGCACCGGCTGCTCCAGGAGATGCTGCTGGGCATCGGCGGGGTGCGCGCGGTGCGGGCGTTCTGCCGGATCACCGGGCACCCCGCGCCCGAGGTCTTCCACACCAACGAGGGCCACGCCGGATTCCTGGGCGTCGAGCGGATCCGCGAGCTGGTGGCAGACGACCGCGGGCACGACTTCGGCGCCGCGCTGGAGGCGGTGCGGGCCGGCACCCTGTTCACCACCCACACCCCGGTGCCCGCCGGCATCGACCGCTTCGAGGCCGAGCTGGTGGCCCGTCACTTCAGCGGCGACGCGGCGCTGCGCGGGGTGCCGGTGGAGCGGGTGCTGGCGCTCGGCCTGGAGAACTGGCCGGGCGGCGACCCCAAGCTGTTCAACATGGCCGCCATGGGCCTGCGGCTGGCCCAGCGGGCGAACGGCGTCTCCACTCTGCACGGCGCGGTCAGCCGCGGCATGTTCGGAGCCCTCTGGCCCGGCTTCGACCCAGCCGAGGTGCCGATCACCTCGGTCACCAACGGGGTGCACGCGCCCACCTGGATGGACCCGGCGGTGGTCCGCCTCGGTGCCGCCCGGATCGGCGCCGACCAGGCCGAGGCGGCGATGACGGCCGGCGAGGCCGGGCCGTGGAGCGCCGTGGAGCACATCGACGACAGCGAGATCTGGGAGGTCCGGGGCAGGCTGCGGGCCCAGCTGGTCGAGGAGGCCCGGCGGCGGCTGCGCGCTTCCTGGCGGGCCCGAGGCGCCGGCGAGGCCGAACTGGGCTGGACCGGCGCGGTACTCGATCCGGAGGTGCTCACCATCGGCTTCGCCCGCCGGGTGCCCTCCTACAAGCGGCTCACCCTGATGCTCCGGGACCAGGAGCGGCTGCGCTCGCTGCTGCTGCACCCGACCCGCCCGGTGCAGATCGTGGTGGCCGGCAAGGCGCACCCGGCCGACGACGGCGGCAAGCGGCTGATCCAGCAGCTGGTGGCGTTCGCCGGCGACCCGGCGGTGCGGCACCGGATCGTCTTCCTGCCCGACTACGACATGGCGATGGCCACCCGCCTCTACCCGGGCTGCGACGTCTGGCTGAACAACCCGCTGCGCCCGCTGGAGGCCTGCGGCACCTCGGGGATGAAGGCGGCGCTCAACGGCTGCCTCAACCTCTCGGTGCTGGACGGCTGGTGGGACGAGTGGTACGACGGGCGCAACGGCTGGGCGATCCCCACCGCCGACGCCGCGGGGATCGACGAGGACCAGCGCGACGACATCGAGGCCGCGGCGCTCTACGACCTGATCGAGCACCAGGTGGCGGCCCGCTACTACGAGCGCGGGCCGGACGGGCTGCCGCACCGCTGGATCGCCATGGTCCGGCACACCCTGGCCACCCTGGGCCCCAAGGTGCCGGCCGGCCGGATGGTCCGGGAGTACGTGGAGCGGCTCTACGCCCCGGCGGCGCAGGCCCAGCGCCGGCTGGACGGCCCGGGCGCCCGGCAACTGGCCGACTGGAAGGCGCGGATCCGCCAGGCCTGGCCCCAGGTCGCCGTCGGCCCGGTGGACGCGGCGGTCGCCGAGGCCGCCGAGCTCGGCACCGCGCTGGCCCTCAAGGTGCAGGTGACCCTGGGCACCCTGACCGCCGAGGACGTCGAGGTGCAGGTGGTCTCCGGCACGGTCGACGAACAGGACCGCCTCCGCGAGGTCGACCTGGGCACCCTCAAGCCGGCCGGCGGCCCCGACCTGACCGGCTGCCAGCGCTACGAGGGCACCCTGGAGCTCAACCGCACCGGCCCGTTCGGCTACACGGTCCGCGTCCTCCCCTCCCACCCGCTGCTCGCCGCCTCGGCCGAACTGGGCCTGGTGGCACTGCCGGTGGAGTCGGCGGGCATGGACGCGGGGGTGCTGCGCTAG